In bacterium, the sequence CGCACGGCGGCGACTGGGGCGCGATGGTCACCACGCAGATCGGCCACAAGTACGCCGAGTCCCTGATCGGGATCCACGTGACGAACGCGTTCCCGGTTCCCGCATTCGGGGGTGATCGACCGTGGTCGATCGTCGAGGCCGTGGGCGGACAGGACGCGGGGCCCGAAGATGCGGCGCGCCTGATCCGGCACCAGGAGAAGTTCGCGTCGCACCTGGCGACGCACATGCTCCATCCGCAGACCCTCGCCTACGCCATGCACGACTCGCCGGTCGGGTTGCTGGCCTGGATGCTCGAGAAGCGGTTCCGCTGGGGAGACTGTCGCGGAGATGTCGAGTCGCGCTTTTCGCGCGAGTTCCTGCTGACGACGATGAGCCTGTACTGGCTGACGGGATCCTTCGTGACCTCCGTCCGCTACTACGCCGAGGCAGCGAAGGCCAAGTGGACTCCGTCGCAAGAGGGTATGCCGCAGGTGCCGGCGCCGACGGGGCTCTCGACCTTCGAGTTCGATACGGCACCCGGGCCGACGGATTGGGCGCGGGCGTACTACGACGTGCGCCTGGAGCGGAAGCGGGACGACGGCGGGCACTTCGCCGCGGCGGAGCGGCCGGACGCGATCCTCGAAGATCTGCGGGAGCTGTTCCGGGGGCTGCGGTAGAAGCCCCGCCGCCGGCACCTGCGGCATTGCCTGCTCGGATGCGTCGTTCTTCCCGCGAGGCGCGGGACGAGCCGCCGCCCTCACGAACCGAAACCACACGGATCCCCACCACCCGCACCCCACGTAGAGGAGACACCCTCCATGTCCAAGAACCCCGACGCCCCCGGCGACGAGGATCTCGAATCCTTCGAAGCGCGCCGGACCGAGCGCATCCGCGCCTGGATCGCCGAGCACCTCGGCGGTGAGCCCGGCGCGGTCCAGCGCCTCGATCGCTGGCGACCGCTGTGGAAGGCCGAGTACACGAAGGACGGTGAAGACAAGGCGGTCCTCGTTCGCGGCGACCGCCCGATCGCCGCCGTGCGAAGCCTCGAGTACGAGATGCACGTGATGCAGGCGCTCGAGAAGAACGGCATCAAGGTGCCGCCGATCCACGGCTGGATGGATTTCCCGAAGGCCTTCGTGATGGACTGGATCGAGACCGAGGACCGCGCGCCCGGCATGCTCCATACGGCGATCGAGAATCCGACCACGATGGACGACGAGCGCTGGCAGGCGATGCTCAGCTACATGGACCACCTGGCGGAGATGCACACCCTGCCCGTCAGCGGGTTCACCCACATCGAGGGCTTCCCCGATCCGAAGACGCCGCGGGAGATCGCGCTCAGCTCGACGGACCTGATCTACGAAGCCGGCGTCGAGGCCGGATTGATCGACGCGCCCCTCGAGTTCCTCCAATCCTGGCTCGTGCGCAACGTTCCCGAGCATCGGACCGAGGCGAGCTTCGTCACGGGCGACGCGGGACAGTTCATGTCGGCCGGAACCGACGTGATCGCCCTCCTCGACTTCGAGATCGCGTTCGCCGGGGATACCCACTGGGATCTCGCCTGCTTCCGCGGACGCCACCCCTACGAGAACATGGGGGACATCCCCGCCCTCTATCGACGCTACGCGGAGGCCAGCGGAACGGAAGTCGACCTGCCCGTCGTCGCCTATCACACCGTGAGCTTCCTCCAGTTCGCGGCGATCGCCGCGGTCTTCTTCATGGAACCGGACGCGAGAGGCGCCAACTGGATCGAGGGCATCCTCGAATACTCGAGCATCTCACGCCGCGCCCTCGAGGCGATCGCCGAGCTCCAGGGAATCGAGCTCGACTACGACCTTCATCTACCCGAGCCACGGACGGACTTCATCGACGAGTCGGCGCTCGGCAAGCTCTCCGTCGACATCGAGCACCTCCCGACCTCCGAGGCGTTCCTGCCCTGGGAGCGCGAGCTGCTGGGCGCAATCCCGAAGT encodes:
- a CDS encoding epoxide hydrolase, translated to MSQHFEPVPFEIAIPDARLEDLRRRLANVDWPHDFANEDWTYGVPASYLRGLVDEWRDDFDWRAQEAAMNAWPHYRVEIDGLPIHFLHAKGKGPNPIPLVLTHGWPWTFWDFHAVIGPLSDPAAYGGDPEDAFDVVVPSLPGFIFSTPLEREGVSWLETADLWATLMQDVLGYERFAAHGGDWGAMVTTQIGHKYAESLIGIHVTNAFPVPAFGGDRPWSIVEAVGGQDAGPEDAARLIRHQEKFASHLATHMLHPQTLAYAMHDSPVGLLAWMLEKRFRWGDCRGDVESRFSREFLLTTMSLYWLTGSFVTSVRYYAEAAKAKWTPSQEGMPQVPAPTGLSTFEFDTAPGPTDWARAYYDVRLERKRDDGGHFAAAERPDAILEDLRELFRGLR
- a CDS encoding phosphotransferase, whose translation is MSKNPDAPGDEDLESFEARRTERIRAWIAEHLGGEPGAVQRLDRWRPLWKAEYTKDGEDKAVLVRGDRPIAAVRSLEYEMHVMQALEKNGIKVPPIHGWMDFPKAFVMDWIETEDRAPGMLHTAIENPTTMDDERWQAMLSYMDHLAEMHTLPVSGFTHIEGFPDPKTPREIALSSTDLIYEAGVEAGLIDAPLEFLQSWLVRNVPEHRTEASFVTGDAGQFMSAGTDVIALLDFEIAFAGDTHWDLACFRGRHPYENMGDIPALYRRYAEASGTEVDLPVVAYHTVSFLQFAAIAAVFFMEPDARGANWIEGILEYSSISRRALEAIAELQGIELDYDLHLPEPRTDFIDESALGKLSVDIEHLPTSEAFLPWERELLGAIPKFLLNRARYQRWFEDEGVADIARVTGQTHNSLAEADEALRAVIAENDPARDEPLVQIFHRRILRLSMIIAGTDPNDENPLFYKLDPILG